The Zygosaccharomyces rouxii strain CBS732 chromosome G complete sequence genome contains a region encoding:
- the LSG1 gene encoding ribosome biogenesis GTPase LSG1 (similar to uniprot|P53145 Saccharomyces cerevisiae YGL099W LSG1 Putative GTPase involved in 60S ribosomal subunit biogenesis localized to the cytoplasm), with product MPPRESKKTWKAPRGPKPIPHKNKNTVGLGRAIKYARQKENDVTYLPGGEMRFTTEKHDPDWVKLRSVTQESSLNEFLNTAALADKDFSADRESNVKVIRMDNDSSVTNAFSLSNEQRSKLSSLQREQAFNLIVPRRPPWNENMTKFQLERQENDAFLEWRRRLAQLQESNEDLVLTPFERNIEVWKQLWRVVERCDLIVQIADARNPLLFRSLDLEKYTKEIDERKQNLLLVNKADLLTPKQRIAWGKYFRQKNISFTFFSALRANQLLDLQEELKETVTHHYDDDDEEEFKDLDPEFLESIKILTIDELDKLFLEKAPNEPLRPPLPGQPPLIQIGMVGYPNVGKSSTINSLVGAKKVSVSSTPGKTKHFQTIKLSDSVMLCDCPGLVFPNFAYQKGELVCNGILPIDQLRDYMGPSTLVAERIPKYYVEAVYGIHIDTHSPNGTDKGQNYTAQELLTAYARNRGFMTQGYGSADESRASRYILKDFVNGKLLYVNPPPHLEDDTPYTREECAEFNKELYTFERLPENRRQQLVEAAKSKGYDTFDLAKDLGKLTFSGHQGADEGKEATSVTHGGKQAALYNTVDELDREFFEMSNVEGKMSTPFHKVRNDPTNSSKKHNKKNKKAKKRAAMSSA from the coding sequence ATGCCTCCAAGAGAAAGTAAGAAGACATGGAAAGCACCTAGAGGTCCAAAGCCTATTCCTCATAAGAATAAGAACACCGTTGGGCTCGGTAGAGCTATTAAATATGCTCGTCAAAAGGAGAATGATGTTACGTACCTACCGGGTGGTGAAATGAGATTTACCACTGAGAAGCACGATCCAGATTGGGTTAAATTGAGATCAGTTACTCAAGAATCTTCACtaaatgaatttttgaatacAGCAGCTTTAGCTGACAAAGATTTTTCTGCTGATCGTGAATCCAATGTCAAAGTGATTCGTATGGATAATGATTCTTCAGTCACCAACGCATTTTCTTTGAGTAATGAACAACGTTCGAAATTAAGTTCTTTACAGAGAGAGCAAGCGTTTAATCTAATTGTTCCTAGAAGACCACCTTGGAATGAAAATATgacaaaatttcaattggaaagacaagaaaatgatgcatttttagaatggagaagaagattggCACAATTGCAGGAATCtaatgaagatttggttCTTACaccatttgaaagaaatatTGAAGTTTGGAAGCAATTGTGGAGAGTGGTAGAAAGATGTGATTTAATTGTACAGATTGCAGATGCTAGAAATCCACTTTTGTTCAGATCtttggatttagaaaagtATACTAAAGAGATTGATGAAAGGAAGCAAAATTTATTGTTGGTAAATAAGGCTGATCTTTTGACTCCAAAACAAAGAATTGCATGGGGTAAATATTTCCGCCAGAAAAACATCTCCtttaccttcttttcaGCTCTAAGGGCAAACCAGCTCTtagatttacaagaagaattgaaagaaactGTAACCCATCattatgatgatgatgatgaagaagagttcaaagatttggatcctgaatttttagaaagtatcaagattttgaccattgatgaattggataaattgttTTTGGAAAAAGCTCCTAATGAACCTTTGAGACCACCTCTTCCAGGTCAACCACCTTTAATTCAAATTGGTATGGTGGGTTATCCAAACgttggtaaatcttctaCCATTAATTCTTTGGTTGGTGCCAAGAAAGTGTCTGTCTCATCGACCCCTGGTAAGACTAAGCATTTTCAGACTATAAAACTTTCAGATTCAGTAATGCTATGCGATTGTCCTGGTTTAGTTTTCCCCAATTTCGCATACCAAAAGGGTGAATTGGTGTGTAATGGTATTTTACCAATCGATCAACTACGTGATTACATGGGGCCTTCTACTTTGGTAGCCGAAAGAATACCCAAATACTATGTGGAGGCTGTATACGGTATTCACATAGATACTCATTCTCCTAACGGTACAGATAAGGGTCAAAACTATACTGCGCAAGAACTGTTAACAGCATATGCTAGAAATCGTGGGTTCATGACACAAGGTTACGGTTCTGCAGATGAATCCCGTGCTAGTCGTtatattttgaaagatttcGTAAATGGTAAACTACTATATGTGAACCCACCTCCACATCTGGAGGACGACACACCTTACACTAGGGAAGAATGTGCAGAATTCAATAAAGAACTGTACACGTTTGAGAGATTACCGGAAAATAGGAGGCAGCAACTAGTGGAAGCAGCTAAGTCTAAGGGATATGATACATTCGATTTGGCTAAAGACTTAGGTAAGTTGACATTTTCAGGTCACCAAGGTGCtgatgaaggtaaagaaGCTACTTCCGTTACCCATGGTGGTAAACAGGCTGCTCTATACAATACTGTTGATGAACTAGATAGAGAATTCTTCGAAATGAGCAATGTGGAAGGTAAAATGTCTACACCATTCCATAAAGTGCGTAACGATCCCACGAACAGCAGTAAGAAACAcaataagaagaataaaaaggCTAAAAAGAGAGCAGCTATGTCTTCTGCATAA
- the USE1 gene encoding SNAP receptor USE1 (similar to uniprot|P53146 Saccharomyces cerevisiae YGL098W USE1 Use1p is a SNARE and forms a complex with the SNAREs Sec22p Sec20p and Ufe1p. The protein is localized to the ER and use1 mutants show defects in retrograde traffic from the Golgi to the ER Protein required for cell viability) yields MDVETRYRKDMDYANDPLLSYLLNTKHLGNLSVLTADAVKSDLKGYGRRNNILQYQEQYGKLEFECFENQQDRLSLMSKEYRTCEESQRTRRFSVDFDVPGVESTASINGAVEEELGREESADQEGLTELRRRLLGRRHSVGSDVGRSTDRQIEDQDNLQNELVQDMTKLVGSLRQGATAFQNALDEDKFVLDAAEIGVQVASRSLTDISGKLKKYDKKKLGYLFYILATLFMIIGLLVTFVIIKLFPAL; encoded by the coding sequence ATGGATGTTGAGACGAGATATAGGAAGGATATGGACTATGCTAATGATCCTCTCCTGTCGTACTTATTGAATACCAAACATCTGGGCAATTTGAGCGTTCTAACAGCGGATGCAGTAAAGAGTGACTTGAAAGGATATGGTAGAAGAAATAATATCCTACAATATCAAGAACAATATGGGAagcttgaatttgaatgtTTTGAGAATCAACAAGACAGGTTATCGTTGATGTCTAAGGAGTACAGAACTTGTGAGGAAAGTCAACGGACCAGAAGATTTAGTGTTGATTTTGATGTCCCTGGAGTGGAGTCAACTGCATCTATTAATGGTGCAGTGGAAGAGGAATTGGGAAGAGAGGAGAGCGCTGACCAAGAGGGGTTGACAGAATTAAGGAGAAGGTTGCTTGGTAGAAGACATTCGGTGGGTTCGGATGTTGGTAGATCTACAGATAGACAAATTGAAGATCAAGATAATTTGCAAAACGAATTGGTACAAGATATGACCAAACTTGTAGGTAGCTTGAGACAAGGTGCCACAGCATTTCAAAATGCTCTAGACGAAGATAAATTTGTACTGGACGCAGCTGAAATTGGTGTCCAAGTGGCATCAAGAAGTTTGACAGATATAAGCggtaaattgaaaaaatacgACAAGAAGAAACTGGGCTACCTGTTTTACATTTTGGCAACTTTATTTATGATAATTGGGTTATTGGTGACATTCGTCATAATAAAACTATTTCCTGCGCTGTGA